Genomic window (Neodiprion lecontei isolate iyNeoLeco1 chromosome 7, iyNeoLeco1.1, whole genome shotgun sequence):
CCGTTGAATGCCGTGAAAAATATGAGGGTCGAAATTAGCAAGCCTAACGGATGCAGAAACGATATAACTTTCTCCATCCAAACGATCCATTTTTTACCAGCCTCGTGCTCGTTCTGTAAAAGAAAACGGAGTTTAATATAGCTCAGACTTTAAGCTTAGACTTAGAATCCTCCACCTCGTTGCAGCCGAAATTATCCACATCTGCCGGATTTAGATGATGAATTAGGATGCTCTCGGCCAGCGGTATGAGGATTAGAACCAGACAGATCAGAAACCAAATATCAAGGGCCTGAAAGTCGTTCAAAAGCTTAAGTGAAGCGCCGTAGTTAATCTTGGCTGTTGGCTTATCAAGTTTACCTTCAAGTGACTCAAGTTCCACGATCCGCAGTTAGAATTTAGAAACATGAAGAGAGTCCCGAGGAGAGATAATTGGCAGGTGATTATTCGCGTACGGATtcctgtaaaattttctttcaacataCTTGTTAAATTACACAAGAATAGGCTTGTCGTTATTTTACCTGACGGTTTCATCCAGAGTGAACCGTAGGCAATCTTGACCAACGCAAAGCTCGGCAAAATGCTCTGGATAACTTCCCGACGACTGTATCTGGCCAGATAAATTTCCAGTACTAAAACACTGAAGTTCCCGGCACTCCTCACTTCCGTTTCGCCGTAATCATTAAACCCCTGAATACGAAATTCACCGAATTCTTCATCCACTCGCGATTCAACTGCCCGGCCGTTACCGGAAGTCCATTCTAGACTGACTTCTTCGGCGGTGAATCTGtctaaaaaaatcaaataaattgcagaaataattttaatgacAACAACTGTATCGTACATGATCATTGATAGACTCTGAAAAACTCACAGGATCCAATTTTTACATAGCAAATCTGTTTGTCAAAAGGATATCTCGTCAAGTCTTTCGTGCATCTTGGCTTCACCAGAAATCTGCAAGTTAAACACAATAAATTTACGCATTAATCGATATTCGATCTATTATTTTTAACTGACATATTTTTCTCGAACTTCTgcgtattatttttgaatctaGAATACTTAGGTATATTTTGCGTACTAACCGTTCGCTGTAAAAGACACTTCCGTCTGAAGTACCGCGCCAAAATTGAGTCCTGTCGTTCCCCGCAATATCCGGACAATTATTGCCAACGACGAATGTAATTTTCGGATTCCAAATTGCTCCCATCGCCGCCAATCTTCTCGTTTTATAATCCGGTCCCAGTCTGCTGTCGTTCCACCGCTGGGTCATCTCTAAATCAATTTCGACATCCTGCGGTGGTTTGAAAAAgtggattataaaaaattttccgacaaaAACGAGCTGTTCAAGTTCGAGtgtccgatttttttttttttttatcactcacCAAATTCTTTGCGTCCAGAATATTAAACTCGTTAATCGTCAGCGACAATTTCACCGTTGTTACAGCTGAAAATATTGTTACCTCGTTTTGAAActtcggcaaaaaaaaatatatcttatAATCGCATAACTTTTCTATATTTCTATGTTTCTATACGTAGCATTGTTAACTATCATACCAGTTTCTTCTAACAAGGGTCGACTCCTCGATTCTTCGTTAGAAATTTCGCCATCCCGTTCAGACGCAAATTTCAAAGATGCTACTCTGACGTCGCAAGCTTTTCTCGCCGAAGCGTGACTCAAATATCTGAAGTTAAATCGTATAATTTGAGTATACAATTCAAGTAAACGACAAGCGAATACATTTCGCTTTGCAAAATTTAACAagcgttattattatactcacAAGATTGTGATAATGAAATGATAGCGATAATTGCACAAATTATTCGTCGATAAAGGaatcattttttgatattaagaaaaataatatcaaaaaggaaaaattatcGGTGCTGTCCTTCGCCTTCTTTCACGCTTCACAATT
Coding sequences:
- the LOC107225009 gene encoding gamma-aminobutyric acid receptor exp-1-like isoform X1, producing the protein MIPLSTNNLCNYRYHFIITILYLSHASARKACDVRVASLKFASERDGEISNEESRSRPLLEETAVTTVKLSLTINEFNILDAKNLDVEIDLEMTQRWNDSRLGPDYKTRRLAAMGAIWNPKITFVVGNNCPDIAGNDRTQFWRGTSDGSVFYSERFLVKPRCTKDLTRYPFDKQICYVKIGSYRFTAEEVSLEWTSGNGRAVESRVDEEFGEFRIQGFNDYGETEVRSAGNFSVLVLEIYLARYSRREVIQSILPSFALVKIAYGSLWMKPSGKITTSLFLCNLTSMLKENFTGIRTRIITCQLSLLGTLFMFLNSNCGSWNLSHLKALDIWFLICLVLILIPLAESILIHHLNPADVDNFGCNENEHEAGKKWIVWMEKVISFLHPLGLLISTLIFFTAFNGEGENIYTINW
- the LOC107225009 gene encoding glycine receptor subunit beta-type 4-like isoform X2, with protein sequence MIPLSTNNLCNYRYHFIITILYLSHASARKACDVRVASLKFASERDGEISNEESRSRPLLEETAVTTVKLSLTINEFNILDAKNLDVEIDLEMTQRWNDSRLGPDYKTRRLAAMGAIWNPKITFVVGNNCPDIAGNDRTQFWRGTSDGSVFYSERFLVKPRCTKDLTRYPFDKQICYVKIGSYRFTAEEVSLEWTSGNGRAVESRVDEEFGEFRIQGFNDYGETEVRSAGNFSVLVLEIYLARYSRREVIQSILPSFALVKIAYGSLWMKPSGIRTRIITCQLSLLGTLFMFLNSNCGSWNLSHLKALDIWFLICLVLILIPLAESILIHHLNPADVDNFGCNENEHEAGKKWIVWMEKVISFLHPLGLLISTLIFFTAFNGEGENIYTINW